Part of the Brevibacillus brevis genome is shown below.
CGAGATCTCCCAGCCTTGATGTACGCCTACAAGCTGCAGAAGAAAGCGGCCCAGGTAGGCTTTGACTGGGACGATGTGGCGGACGTCTACGCCAAGGTAGAGGAAGAGTACCGAGAGCTGAGGGAAGCGACAGAAGAAGAGCGCGCCGGGGAGCTGGGCGATCTGTTGTTCGCCGTTGTCAATCTGGCCCGCTTCCTGGGACTCGATCCCGAAGAAGCGCTTGCGCTTACCAACAACAAGTTCAAACAGCGTTTTTCCTATATAGAAGAAAAGCTGCGTGCGGCTGGCCGTTCTTTTGCCGAGACCGATTTGACCGAGATGGACCAATGGTGGGAAGAGGCCAAGCAGCACGGAAAAAGGAGAGGATAATTCATGAGGCTGGACAAGTATTTGAAAGTATCCCGACTGATCAAACGCCGTACGTTGGCAAAAGAGGTGTGCGACAAAGGGCGCGTCGAGATCAACGACCGACTTGCCAAATCCTCGAGCAACGTGAAAATCGGCGACAAGCTGGCGATCCGGTTCGGGCAAAAAATCGTGACGGTCAAAGTGGAAGACATCAAAGAAAATCCGCGCAAGGAAGAAGCCGCTTCCCTTTACACGGTGATCGGGGAAGTGCCGGTGCCGCGGGATGAAAAAGAAGAGGAAGCGTACATCAAAGGCTGAGCATACAATAGAGACTACCCGGACCGGGTAGTCTTTTATCCTTTCGCCTGCAGAAACGGCGAAAATGGCGATGGAACCAGCCCGCTGCCAAGTATTTCGAAGGCATCTGGTATATAATGGATGTACATGAAAGCGAAGGATGTGAAGATATGCAGCGAAATGCCGTGCGTCTCGGGTACTTTTTGGCCATCTCCCTTTTGCTTTCGGCCCTCTTCTACTTTTTCGCGGCGAACTGGCCTGCGCTCGACCGCTGGGGGAAAATTGGCGTCAGCGTCTCCGTACTCGTCCTGTTTTATGCGCTTTCCTATGCAGGGGGACTTGTCCTGAACCGGCACTCGTTTCTCAGCAATTGGCTTTTGGTCGCAGGAGGCCTATCCTTTGGCATCAGCGTGGCATTGCTGGGCCAAATCTACAATTCGCATGCGGATAGCTACATGCTGTTCGTCGTCTGGCTGATCCCTAATCTGCTTTTTGCTGTTGCGACAAGGTACCAGCCTTTTTACGTGATCAGCTACGTCCTTGCGCATTTGGCGGTTTGCTTTTTTCTGGACCCTTCCGTCATCCACGTCACACGGGATGAAGAATGGTGGTACATGGTTTACTGGCTGATCGCCCTGGGCAATCTCGCGCTATTTTGGCTGACGGGGACGGAACGTCTGAAATCCCGTCCAGTCCACTACCTGTCTTTTCTCGTTTTTCAGGTGTCT
Proteins encoded:
- a CDS encoding RNA-binding S4 domain-containing protein; its protein translation is MRLDKYLKVSRLIKRRTLAKEVCDKGRVEINDRLAKSSSNVKIGDKLAIRFGQKIVTVKVEDIKENPRKEEAASLYTVIGEVPVPRDEKEEEAYIKG